A stretch of the Lolium perenne isolate Kyuss_39 chromosome 3, Kyuss_2.0, whole genome shotgun sequence genome encodes the following:
- the LOC127342918 gene encoding uncharacterized protein, translated as MPRKRRASPSPPPPAPTPPREESSSEEEEEEAAPATQKAPQNPKPASTAASDADSSDGDDEEESSDTEIGAQAYQLRQAARSPGKPSAAASKPRSGADEEDAARKPKAEAGKKKKRHAAESPPSGKAKKAKTDVEEKAAPEPALPGKAKKKARPEKASSEPNPSSSKGKKHKAPAEKDVPDHSPSSKSRQRWTTEDEIKVLEALASHIKSNGTEPSADDLIAAVGDSLDRKDCSKSDVYEKVRKLKRRHEAAAKKVASTGTLLGNEDELRKFNLSEVVWGERANNKVAAAPMSQNDGASSKSKKGRTNKEKADGHSKPDGGTAKETASAVNENVGTLTGSSKGQATKEKVDGDIKGSLSKKAATADTPVKSKKQGNHKEELKDHAKAGTTKEATSSAATQNGSTLVRSKSGKSDNKEKKNRDAESLRPEEATAVTQNGGTIAQLKTGVTHEEKMDTDPNVKSMRKGFEELQNLYPNLTSYVESIQAQHPCGETLKRAFGFIAEDKACALESKIKKQRVAEMKMENRRADTKKEVTNMLIRLLD; from the coding sequence ATGCCCCGCAAGCGTCgcgcgtcgccgtcgccgccgccgccagcaccAACGCCTCCACGGGAGGAgtcctcctccgaggaggaggaggaggaagccgcccCCGCAACCCAAAAGgccccacaaaaccctaaacccgcTTCCACCGCCGCGTCCGACGCCGATTCATCGGATggagacgacgaggaggagtccTCCGACACGGAAATTGGCGCCCAAGCCTACCAGCTGCGCCAGGCTGCCCGCTCCCCGGGCAAGCCGTCGGCTGCGGCTTCCAAACCCAGGTCCGGCGCAGACGAGGAGGATGCGGCGAGGAAACCCAAGGCCGAGgccgggaagaagaagaagaggcatGCCGCTGAGTCCCCTCCATCTGGTAAGGCCAAGAAAGCCAAGACTGATGTGGAGGAGAAGGCGGCTCCTGAGCCCGCTCTGCCGGGCAAGGCCAAGAAGAAGGCGCGGCCGGAGAAGGCGTCTTCTGAGCCCAATCCCTCCAGCAGCAAGGGTAAGAAGCACAAGGCCCCAGCGGAAAAGGATGTGCCGGATCACTCGCCGTCCTCCAAATCAAGGCAGCGCTGGACAACTGAGGACGAGATCAAGGTGCTGGAGGCTCTTGCCAGCCACATCAAGTCCAATGGCACCGAGCCTAGTGCTGATGACCTTATTGCTGCTGTCGGTGACAGCCTTGACAGAAAGGACTGTAGCAAGTCGGATGTGTATGAGAAGGTTCGGAAGCTTAAGAGGCGACATGAGGCTGCCGCCAAGAAGGTAGCGAGTACAGGCACCCTGCTGGGTAATGAGGATGAGCTCCGCAAGTTCAATCTCTCGGAGGTGGTCTGGGGAGAAAGGGCTAATAATAAGGTTGCTGCAGCGCCCATGTCTCAAAATGATGGTGCTTCCTCAAAGAGCAAGAAAGGGCGGACTAACAAAGAGAAAGCAGATGGCCATTCGAAGCCTGATGGTGGTACAGCAAAGGAAACCGCCAGTGCCGTGAATGAAAATGTTGGAACTCTGACTGGGAGTAGTAAGGGTCAGGCCACCAAAGAGAAGGTAGATGGAGATATCAAGGGCAGTTTATCGAAAAAGGCTGCCACTGCTGATACTCCTGTTAAGAGTAAGAAGCAGGGAAATCATAAGGAGGAACTGAAAGACCATGCAAAAGCTGGCACTACAAAGGAGGCCACCAGTAGTGCTGCCACTCAAAACGGTAGCACTTTGGTTAGGAGCAAGAGTGGAAAGTCTGACAATAAAGAGAAGAAGAATAGAGATGCAGAGAGCCTCAGACCAGAGGAGGCCACGGCGGTCACTCAAAATGGTGGCACTATTGCTCAGCTTAAAACTGGGGTAACTCATGAAGAGAAAATGGACACGGATCCTAATGTGAAAAGCATGCGCAAAGGGTTTGAGGAATTGCAGAATCTGTACCCAAATCTTACCTCTTACGTGGAGAGCATCCAGGCCCAGCATCCATGTGGGGAGACACTGAAAAGAGCATTTGGGTTCATCGCTGAGGACAAGGCTTGTGCTTTGGAATCCAAGATCAAGAAGCAAAGAGTAGCTGAGATGAAGATGGAGAATCGCCGAGCTGACACCAAGAAGGAGGTGACCAACATGCTCATACGATTGCTGGACTAA